CAGAACTGTTTCATTAAAAGCCTTAGATACATTTTAGAATCAGAACAGACTATGATTCTCATGCTGGACGTAGATTTCACCACCTGTCTCTAGGCAAAGACCActtgagctgcagctggagtcagTGCGAGTGCTGGCTGACGtgtctgctgttgctgctgagCAGTTTGGGGTACGCCGTCCCCAGACAGCGGCCCTGCCTGATGACCACCAGCTCCATCTGACACTGGTCGATGTTGACCTAGCACCGTGGTGCTTCGCTCTGTGTTCATGAGGAAGATGATGGTGAAAATGGCCATCTCAAACTCCGGGCTGGTGCCGATGAAGGCGCTGCCGACGGGCTTCACCACACCGTGCCAGCTGAACTGGAGGTTCAGGACATGGTCGTCCTGATCAGGCTGTGGAGGGAGTAACAGGTCACAGCGCCTCCGACAAACATGTCTCCCACATGCAGTGAACTTACCAAGTCCTGGTCTCTGGCCTTGTAGCCTTTGTAGTCCAAATGActgtttttctcctgcaggAAGAACTGGATCCAGTTGTGAAAGCCGATTACTTCTGTCCCAGATTTGGTTTCTCCAACAAAGACGTGTTCAAATCCACAAGAGTCGGGGCTGGCATGAAAGACAAGAGCATTTCCAGACCGGTCTCACAGACTTAAAGACAAACCGGGATAAAAACTAGACTCATCTGTTGACGTTCTTTGGACCCTCACCCAGTGTTTCTCTGCCGGTGGTAGAGATGGAACCAGATCAAGTTAAGCTGATTCTTAAACTGCCTCGAGTCGGAGCTGGACTTTCCTTTGCTCACCAGGTACTGATGAGCCCGCTGTGGAGAAATCACATTCATTAATGCAAAGGAGGCTGT
Above is a window of Xiphophorus hellerii strain 12219 chromosome 2, Xiphophorus_hellerii-4.1, whole genome shotgun sequence DNA encoding:
- the endouc gene encoding LOW QUALITY PROTEIN: uridylate-specific endoribonuclease C (The sequence of the model RefSeq protein was modified relative to this genomic sequence to represent the inferred CDS: deleted 2 bases in 2 codons), with product MAVRLCEFLLLAVLLSGVHASRPAVNQELSNLFNELWRLDVNRMKPGIDYTISVQGRAGFVNQGSHVVLDRASLPLFSNINESKLRNITTFSLFMKLLDNYERSTGITERVTPEELTEINLFLDAVLETQVMKRAHQYLVSKGKSSSDSRQFKNQLNLIWFHLYHRQRNTGPDSCGFEHVFVGETKSGTEVIGFHNWIQFFLQEKNSHLDYKGYKARDQDLPDQDDHVLNLQFSWHGVVKPVGSAFIGTSPEFEMAIFTIIFLMNTERSTTVLVNIDQCQMELVVIRQGRCLGTAYPKLLSSNSRHVSQHSH